The Actinomycetota bacterium region TCTCCAGCCAGGGGTCGCCCCGACCCTCGAGGGTGGCGATCGTGAGCTCGTCGGGATGGATCTCGTTCATCTCCTCCCATGACAGGGGGGTCGAGACCTGGGCTCCCGGACGCGCCCGTACGGACCACGCTCCGAACACGGTCTTGTGCGGTGCGTTCTGGTTGAAGTCGACGAACACCCGGGAGCCGCGCTCCTCCTTCCACCACGCGTCGGTGATGAGGTCGGCACGTCTACGGGCCAGTTCGCGCGCCACCGCCACCGCCGCCGACCGCACCTGGTAGCTGTCCCACCGCGGCTCCAGACGCACGTACACATGGATCCCGCGGTTCCCGGTCGTCTTCGGGTAGCCCCGGATGCCCGCCTCGTCGAGGAGCGCCTTCAGCTCCCACGCCGCCTCGCGCACCTGATCGAAGCTGACGCCGGGCTGCGGGTCGAGGTCGAGGCGCAGCTCGTCGGTGTGGTCGGGGTCTGCCGCCAGATAGGGCCAGACGTGGAAGCCGAGGCAACCGATGTTCACCGCCCACACGACGTGCGCGAGGTCGGCTAACACGAGCGCCTGCGAAGTCGTGCCGTTCGGCGTGCTCACGATGGTGGTCTGCAGCCACTCGGGGATGGACCGGGGCACCCGCTTCTGGAAGAAGTTCGGACCCTCGGCTCCCTCGGGGAACCGCTGCATCAGGGTCGGACGGCCGCCGCACACCCGCATGAACGCCTCCGCGTGACGGAG contains the following coding sequences:
- a CDS encoding DNA primase small subunit domain-containing protein, which translates into the protein MGTGEEVLNVDGREVAVSHPEKIFFSERGETKLDLVLHYLRHAEAFMRVCGGRPTLMQRFPEGAEGPNFFQKRVPRSIPEWLQTTIVSTPNGTTSQALVLADLAHVVWAVNIGCLGFHVWPYLAADPDHTDELRLDLDPQPGVSFDQVREAAWELKALLDEAGIRGYPKTTGNRGIHVYVRLEPRWDSYQVRSAAVAVARELARRRADLITDAWWKEERGSRVFVDFNQNAPHKTVFGAWSVRARPGAQVSTPLSWEEMNEIHPDELTIATLEGRGDPWLEMNDYPQDLDPLLEMNERDRANGMMDAPWPPVYPKQPDEPPRVAPSRARKS